In Mongoliitalea daihaiensis, one DNA window encodes the following:
- a CDS encoding fructose-6-phosphate aldolase, translating into MYIIKVKGKAKIPDYIQIRDENFVLVAYFRADRPMKNIEKFGLEGKEEALETLIKEMPFGKLQKLSL; encoded by the coding sequence ATGTATATCATCAAAGTAAAAGGAAAAGCGAAAATCCCGGATTACATTCAAATTAGAGATGAAAATTTTGTCTTAGTCGCTTATTTCCGTGCCGATAGACCTATGAAAAACATAGAAAAATTTGGTTTGGAAGGAAAAGAAGAAGCGCTTGAAACCCTCATTAAAGAAATGCCTTTCGGGAAACTACAAAAATTGAGTTTATAA
- the fsa gene encoding fructose-6-phosphate aldolase — protein sequence MKFFIDTANLTEIREAYDLGVLDGVTTNPSLMAKEGISGDERVKAHYKAICDIVDDNVSAEVIATDFDGMIKEGKELAKLDDKIVVKIPMIKDGVKAIKRFHSEGIRTNCTLIFGPGQALLAAKAGATYVSPFVGRLDDISYDGLELIDQIVQIYQNYGYATQVLAASIRHTMHLIKCAEIGADVVTCPLKVITGLLNHPLTDAGLAQFLADHAKAAGK from the coding sequence ATGAAATTCTTTATTGATACAGCTAACCTAACCGAAATCAGGGAAGCATATGACCTTGGGGTTTTGGATGGAGTAACCACAAATCCATCATTAATGGCCAAAGAAGGTATCTCAGGAGATGAGCGCGTAAAAGCACACTACAAAGCCATCTGTGATATTGTGGATGACAATGTAAGTGCTGAAGTGATTGCTACTGATTTTGATGGAATGATCAAAGAGGGTAAAGAGCTGGCTAAACTTGACGATAAAATAGTTGTAAAAATCCCTATGATCAAGGATGGGGTAAAAGCCATCAAGAGGTTTCACTCTGAGGGTATTCGGACCAACTGTACCCTTATATTTGGACCAGGTCAAGCGCTTTTAGCTGCGAAGGCAGGTGCTACTTATGTATCTCCATTTGTAGGAAGGCTGGACGACATTTCTTATGATGGCCTGGAATTGATTGATCAAATCGTTCAAATCTATCAAAACTATGGGTATGCAACCCAAGTATTAGCAGCATCAATTCGTCACACTATGCACCTGATCAAATGTGCAGAAATCGGTGCTGATGTTGTGACCTGTCCATTGAAAGTTATAACCGGATTATTGAATCATCCGTTAACAGATGCAGGCTTGGCCCAATTCTTGGCAGACCATGCGAAAGCAGCAGGAAAATAA